TAGCAATCAGATTTGTGTTTTCGTTGTGGATGTGAAATTAACACAGCCCCAAATCTCCAATGCTGTTGCACTCAAGTGTCCCAATGTGGCAATAACGATATCAACACATATAGTCAATGGATGGACTAAGATCAAGTTTAGATcacttcattcatattcatgaatttGCACCAATTTTTAGTCTGCATTCATAAAATAGTTATGTATTGTTCCTTCTACCAAACGGGTCTGTGATGATGATAATGAATTAACCAGGAACTTCATAAAATAATTTACACTGTACGCACAAGAATTTTCGAGCTTTTTTTTCGCTTTTCGGTAACTTCAAGGATCCAAATGATCGGGATGTCCCAAAATGAATTCGCCGTGATAAACTTTGTAGATTATCATCAACAACTAACTCAAAGAAAttgatgaacaaaaaaaaatctcaccaCAAATGTAAGTTTACACAAGaatgaaaaaaggggaaaaaatcaaataaaaagaaactattttCATCCATAAAAAGGAGAGAAGGGGGGTTTGTTAGCTTCATACAAAATATGATATAAAAGGAAAGTACGGGTagatttctatttttcttttatatttatttattttttggcaagAAAGAATGTGAATCTCTAAATAATATTGGGATCTTCAAATGATCTATTCCAATTTGGCTTTTGCAAAATGATCGATCTTCAAATTATAAAAGTGCCCAATAGCGCTTAAAAATATTCTACTTTAGTCATTACATCACGCGATTCATTTTCACCTAGAAATGTTCAAAACCTTTTTTCTGAAACTATAGTAGCTAGAGACGACAGTGTTCAATAAAAATcttgtgtgtgcgtgtgtgttttAAACAAACATGACATGTTAGTGAGAAGTTTTTTCTACCTTACAATAATAtgataacaaaataaaaaaaattaaaaaaattgtcatttggaaAAGAATTATACCTGCTCAAGATTTTTGTCCAAATTGTACTGATATTTAGTaagatatgataaaaaaaacaagtattattTTCAATTGAAAAGAACTTGATTGAGATTTCGTGCTTATTTGACAGTATTATATCACCAATTGCTTGAGGGACACTAATTCAAGAAACTTTAGACTCCTCAAATATATAGTAAAACGACACACTTGCACTATATGCAAATAACTAAAAGATTGAGGGGCACCAATATAGTAATGACCAAATAGTTATGGTAaaccaatatgtaaacaaaAATTCTTGTGGAACCCTGCAACAAGCTCATTATTGCACAATGGCTCAAGCAAATGGGAGTTATCTgaaccatagttggcaaactcggtgGGCTGACTCAGGAATCGCCCAAGTCAGCTCAGATCACTAAAAATCTGGACATGAGTCAAGATAAGCACATTTCACCCTAACTCGGCTTGATTCGGCCGCACTCGCCCCTGACTTGGCCCAACTTGGCCTTCACTCACTCAATTCAGCTGTATTGGCATATATTATGGTTATTTCAAAACTTGACCGAGTCAACAAGTCAACTAATTGACCTGGTGGCCCGGTCCTCTGCCAATCAGAGTCCGAGTCActggtttgccaactatgatatGGAAAACGATGAGCAAGATGTAGGAAGGCATAGGATTCTGGAGGCCATTCAGTAGGATCTGAAAGAAAAGGATGGTTTGATTTGGAGCCAGGATGGGACACCTGTTAAGGCTAGGAAAGGGTTGGGAAAAGATTCTAAGGAAAGGAACTAATGCAAGTTGGCGTTTGTTTAGTCCAACCTATGTGCTCAGTAGACAAGCTAGCAAAATCAGGTTTGTTTGTTATTCCAAATTTTATTAGCTGCTAATATCGGGAATGGATTGTTAATCTCTTTAGTGTGTGggcaagaggttaacaacctgCCACCCAAAAAAGAAGCTCGAAAGCCTCTCCATATCCCTCCTACCTCTAGGGTCTTAGATAAGGTATGGTACACTGCTTGTAGTCCCAGAAGAGTAGCATTGATAGGAATCAAACCAAAGACACGCCATGCTATGCCTCTTGAGGTTGCACAGAATTAATTCATTATCAtggtttttcccttcttcttttttggttcatAAGTTCAAACAATAGTTTTCTAAGAAATTTAAAAGCAGATTTTTAAAGTGGTGGAATATCTTATTCGATGTTGTAATATAGAATATTTGGCATTTTAAGGACAAAACTATTTGGGTGAACAAGAGGAGTATCCTACCATGTAAGTAAAAAGCTGAAGCCTTTCCGATGCTTACAGTAGTGTCCATGCTCTACATTTTTCATGAGATGTACCTATTCATAATTGTAGATATCTGTTTGTAGTTTATGAAGCAAAAACTGGGATGGGGGTTCTCTTCTTTACAGGTTGTTTGGTAACAATAATGCGCTATTATTATCCCATGAATCTTCCCTCTTTTCAAGGGTGGAATCATGAGACAGTAATAGTATGTTATTCTTTTCAAATAGTCTTTGAAGGTCATATGTTtattcttttaagaaaaaaagaaacccttTTTTAAGCCTAAACAAGACAAACCACCATTATTTAGATAAATTCAGTTATGGTCGGAAATGCTGAAAACAATGCTTAAGACTTTAAAATTGAAGACAATTAGGAGTTTGcccattaaaaaatgaaaaagtgaaatcaaaatggaaaaacGCGAAAAAAGGGTTTCTTGAATTTGTGggaaaaatagaaggaaagaggaaaaaattaaACCACTGTTTGTTGTTTATAGCGCTCAAATGGTGAGCAGCAATGCGAGGAAGGCCAAGCCATAGAAGGGGGAATCCAGTTTAAAACTTGGGATTGGAAATCCCGACAAACCTTTGGAGATTTACACTATTAAGATAGTAATGGTGAAAAATCTCGAATGTCTGCAATTGCTTGCTTAATAGTCATTTCCAATGAgcaaaaatgtataaaaaaaaaaaggacgtaACAAGTTGTTACCGAAGTACAAAAAGcagagaaataaaagaagaaaaaatgagaacataatacacatgagagaaagagagcagaGAGAGGGATAGAGTTAGTCAGTAAAGGGCAAGGTATACATCACTTTACAACTAATAACAAAAAGAGGTGAAAGAAGATGAAACAATCTTGGAAAATTCTGTTAGGTAAAAACCTCTACTGTTATATATGGGCCATTCTTTCTTAAAGTAGGTGCGATCGCTAAAAGATTATATAGACAAAGGCCACCTCGTAATTGCATATATGGATTCATATCACAATCTCAAAGCAAGTGCATCATTGTGTCATGCAAACATTCATTCTCCATACTAAGTTCTACGTGAGATCTATCAGCTTTCAATGTTCATTACAATAGTGGCTAGCTTCTTTGCTCACCAAATTTTGCATCAATTGTAGTTATATTAGTTGTTGATAAAGACTTTTTTGCATGAAATATGAGAGTTTTCTTTGTCACAACCATCTATCTATCATTGCTCCTCGTGCTCCTCGGTGTCAATGTGCCATTTTTCACAGGATTATGCTCACACTACATAAGgttgggcaccgggccgggcttACCTAGCTCGACTAGTTATTGGGTTGGCCCGGGTGGGCCCGATAAGCCTAGTTCGGGCccgataagttttttttaatgttttttattaatttatatatatttatctataatattttattataattatttatatttatatattattttatattagaatatattttttaatttaatcgggtcTGGCCCAGGCTAGGCTTGGGTTTTttgagtcgggccgggccgttCCAATGCCCATGCTTAACACTACATTGTATGTTTTGCTATCAATTTAGAGTTCATAGACATTTGTTTTTGCACTAGACTCATGTTTATGATGCATTTATTGATAcacaacttaaattattttatttttatgccATTGAAGCTTGGTTTTACTCTACTGAACCATGGAAGCAATATGAAACAAGCAATAAATATGGCCAAATATGAAACACTAGGTAGTTTCCTAATGCATGTACAAATAATCCAGAActttagggtgtgtttgatagcctcacaTGCATCAATAACCAAAGTTGGATCTGTTGAAAaccatgaatttcaaatccaatgGAAGGGTGAAAAATCATGGGTTTGAGGATTTgttgaaaaccatggatttcaaatccaatggAAGAGTgaaaattcatggatttgaggtTTCAGGGGGATTTGTGTCAGATTTTTCGTGCGAGAAGAGGCAATGGTGTTGCAAGAACCAAGATGGCCCATGTTTAAAGAGCTCcaatggtggagccagaaattttttctatgaggcactaaatatataattaacaaattttcagttgATCTTAGGACAGTCGCCCGAGTCTCATGAGGCTGCCTTATATAATTGGACCCAGGTCGACTGTGGTccaacatgtaaattcaaagtttcagcCCATGGAGCCCCCACCTATGTCTGTGTCACTGTCCTGCGTTCTAAGAATGTTGCATTCTCTTCTCTTGTTTGCTGCACTCATAAGATCTATGATGCAGTGCTCTAAAGGTGAGCGTTCTATGAGGCAGAATATCTTAGGGGCTGTTTTATTATCCAAGATCTTAAATCTAAGGGTCTAATTTAACATGGGACGTGCCCTGGATCCAGTCTAATAAAAGATGAATTTAAGAACCACGAAGTTAAGATCTCTATCATGATTCAAGTCCATATGTATCATTATTCAACTCTTTATTTTTCACATTGATGCTTTAATggattttctcatttatatatagtgGTGCCTCAAAgagtttttctaaaatttttggcCCTACCACTGGATCAAATTTATAACATCCCACTTTGAAAAGCTTAGTTTTGTATTTAAGATTGCAAATAACTTTAAAGGACTTATAAATGAGGTTATTAAATGATAGGTTGTCTCCGTTCTTAACTTTTTTGGGATTATAATGAAAATCTAGCTTCACCAAATCTGGGGCCTAAGCtcgatgtaaaaaaaaaaaaaaaaaaggtttcattACAGTAATATCAAATACGAATCAATATTTTGGCTTAGAGTCCTATATGTACAGATATGTGTGCTTTAAGAAAGAATGATAGATTGTAATACCCCAAAAGTTTAGCTACATATTTAAGGTTGTAAAGAATATTAAGAAACTTATAAAAGAGGTTGCTAAAAGGTTGTTAAGTAATTGATTGTCTTTGAGtaaaacaaaaacttaaaagGTCATGTTGAAATCCATCAAACCAAATGGCTCAGCATCTCCTAGCATAAATCATAAAAACATAAGTATCCTCATTTCAATCAGCCGTTACTTGCATGCTTTAGTGTGGTCACTTCAACCTTTGCTAACCTTGATTTGCTGACACTTCATTCGGCCGTGAATTTTGGAATTGGTAGCTGATTATGTCAAAAACATATACCGTCCTTGAAATCCACCATGCATCGACCTTTCGATGGACGCGGACGTTCATATTTCCTTATCAGGATTCCTTGGGCCATGAAAATATCTCAGAATTGCATGTCAAAACAAAGAGTAAAACATCTCATAATAAAATTTATGTTGTTAcagagaaactaaaaaaaatagttactgtaatatattgaaaattgaaaactttaagCGTTCAAAACTCATCTGAAGTTAAACTTAATATGTTGACAAGATCGACAccaagatgaagagaaaaatgaaaaaagttgaaacaaaATAACGAAGATAAAACATAACAGATGGTGGGATGGGAACGCTTGTTATGTGGGGAGACTCGTGGATTGCTTGACAATCGAGGTGGGGAACCTGAATTTGGCCCCCGAATCACTTGACGGCCATATGCCAAATATTCGCCTGCGCCAAACAgcgagaagaaggagaagtgtTTCTCCCTCCTTGGATATGGGTGCCCTTCTGCACTGACAGAAGCTGGTTCTTCTCGCTTCGAAGTGAAGACAGCGAATTGGAGACACCCCTCTCAGGTTGGACCTTTCTTCGTCTGTAATGAGCTTTCTCGGTAGAAATTTGAATTCCCATGGTTTCATTCTTTGTTTCGTCCGGAGATGGTAGACACTCTTAGAACTTGGTCTCAGATTAGCCACAGCATCGATGGGTTCTGTGCCCCTAAACCATCTGTCAAACAGGGAAGCGTTAACTCTGTAAAAGCTTCCAATGTGGGCTTCAGCTTCAGGGGCAGTGGTCAATTTGGCATTCAAAATGGAAGGCTGCTGAAGCAAAGAcgcactttttttttcatatttcgtGCTTCTTGTTCGCGCAAAAGCATGACACTAGGTCGAGAAGGAACTTACAGAAATAGCCATGAAGTGAAACCCGTGCGATTTGCCGAGTGTGAGCTtgcttttgaagaagcaaaacacGAAGAATCCAATTTGAGTAGGGAAGGCACAGAGGAGCTACCACTGTTAAGTAATGATCCAAATCATGGCATAAAGGATTACTATCGTGAGGTCGTCCACGGTAGTACCTTTGGTGTTGAGAAGGCGTACAGTGGgagaaattttcactttctaGAGGAAAGGGATGAGGGAATATTATCAGAGAGGATATTGAGTCTCAGTCGGTCAAACAAGTTAAGAAGCTTATTGGAATTATATGCGTCCATGGAGAAATCTGGCCTTCAGCCTAATTTACATGCATGCAATTCTCTCGTTTCTTGTCTAGTGAGGAACGGATTGCTTGATGACGCATTAAGAGTTTTTGAGAGGatgaaaaaggaggaaatgGCAAGTGGACATACTTATAGCTTGATCCTCAAAGCGATTGCAAATGAAAGGGGATGCATCTCGGCTTTGGAAATGTTCGAAGAACTAGAAAGGGAAGAGAAGCTGAGCCACAGCTGTGACATAATTTTGTACAACACGATGATGACTATTTGTGGGAAAATGAAGCACTGGCAAAAGGTGGAACAACTGTGGAGGAGGCTAAAGCAAGATGGTTGCAAAGAAACCAGGGTCACATATAACTTGTTGGTCAGTGCATTTGTTCAATGTGATCAAACTGAGTTGGCTCTGGATGCTGCTTTCGAAATGGTTCAGAGTGGATGGGAACTAAAAGAGGATATTCTGAAAGGCATTATCAGTTGTTGTGCAAAAGATGGGAAATGGATGTTGGCTTTGAAGTTCTTCAATCAAATGCTAAATGCTGGTCTCAAACCGAATTCTATCACATATAACGCTGTGATCAATTGCCTTGGGAAGGCTGGGGAAGTTGATCTTGCCTTTAGAGTGTATGACCACCTGAAATCTTCTGGTCAAAAGGATGACTCATACACTTGGAATGCATTGCTTACTGCACTATACCGTGTAAAACGATATGGTGATGCTCTTCAGCTTTTTGAGAGGATAAGAAAAGATTATGTGTCTGAGATGAGCCCCCATCTCTATAATATGGCACTGAGGTCATGCCAGAAACTTGGGCGCTGGGAGAGAGCTTTGCAACTTCTATGGCAGATGGAAAGGCTTGCGATGGCTCCATCAACCACATCATACAATTTCACTATTGGTGCTTGCGAACGTGCAAGAAAGCCAGAATTTGCTTTACAAGTATATCAACATATGATGCATAGAAAGTGCATGCCTGACACTTTCACATATGCCTCACTGATAAGAGCTTGCATAGCAGGATCACTATGGTCCAAAGCGGAAGAAATTCTGGATGTAAGTTATCTGTTCTTTGATTGGACTATCTGTAGTGCTTTTGTGGTTTTCATATGACAATTGGTGGTTCCATAAGAAATTATGATGTGCTCAAGAGACCCCTTTTGATTACATATGCATGTGAttctgaagttttttttttttgttgcatcaaATTCCCAAGCATCTCAAGTCCTTTCTTCACTTGTTCCAGCGTGTGGGTCCGAATGCATCTCTCTACAATTTGGTCATTCAAGCTTTCTGCTCTCAAGGCAAGATCATATCAGCAAAGAGACTATATATGAAGATGCGAAGCCATGGACTTCATCCTGATGGTAAAACAAGAGCTTTGATGCTTCAACACTTACCAGAGGATTCACTTAAACAGTTCATCAAGAAGACACCATATTCCAACTACTAAATTTTGTCTATAGTTCCTTTGTAATGTTATTGATACAAATTAGTGAGGTATTCAAATGAAGTTTTTGTCATCTGAAGTCTGTAACGCATGTAAACACAGAGCGGAGTTCAAGCCCTGAAATCCATGtgtaaaaacttaaaaagacaGTAGGAGGGGATAACTCTAGCTTTCAGGGTTAGTTCAGAGAGATTGACCCGACCTGGAATTCTTAGACATCATCCATCTAACATTATATGTGttataacaaaatataaagcataaacttcttttttctggaccattttctctttcttcttgattttgtgTTCTTGACTTCTTCCAGCTTGTGTATTCTGAAGTTATAATCATTTAGCATATCAGTACCTTCTTTTCACTCATTATTTTTTTCGTGTGGAATATTTTGGAAAATCTGGAAGCGACTTCATGGCTTCTGGTTGTCAATTGATGCTGGAAAATGTTGATTACCTTCTTAGTAAGAGTTTAATGTTGTAGGTTCAATTAAAACTTAGCAGTTAGATCTCACGTCTCAAACACTTTGCTTCGAATAGCTAAAAGTAAGGGTAAGTGTGAATAACGCTAAATTGTTAGATGACCATTCACAGCAAACATTGGCTATCTTTAGCTCCAAACCCAGCTTCAAACTGATATTCCTCGGCATTCTTCTAGGAAACTAACCATGTACATCTGATCTGTGTGCCCAAGAACCTTTGAGCCAATTCTTATAGATCATGCATTTTGGATGAACAAATTAGATGTTATAgaaatttaaaaagcaaaatgGCCTAGATTGTCTGGCTTACAAAATCTAATGGATACACAGCAAAGACATTATTAGAAGTCGATTCCTAGATCATATGTGCATTATTCATTTGCAATAAACCCACCAGTACGAGTTTTACCAGGACACTGTAGTTGCAGAGTTCTcaagtttttccttttgtaatCATTCTAATATCTCATTGCAATACTTCGACTTAATGTGCTCTGTGTTTATGAATGACTAATAGCTCCAGACTCCTGCAAGCTGTAGAAGATAAACAAAGCCACTAGACAACATAATTCTAAGGGGCATGACATCAGAATTCACAAACTGCCTTCTCAATATGGTGACCAAACAGCTCCGAACATATACATGGAAATAGTAGCTCATTCTGCAAAATCCGCTCAAGTTATGCAGCTACTGCCCACTAGCCTTTCAAGAGAAATAGCTTACAAATATTTAAGGCATCCTATCCTGAAACAGCTGTTAATGAATCATTTCCCTCTTACGTCTGCAATACTAAGAAGTTAAAGCTGAACCTGACATTTATATTTAGGAACTAAGTGCTACTCTCTTCATTCGTAACTGCTTCTGGTTTTTATTGCTGGTAAATTTTCAACGTTGAAGGCTTTTATAGCTTTTGCACTATGAACAACTGAAGTCATATAGAAGTTCTAGTCGCCGCTTTTCCATTTCCGATTTTCACTTGCATGACTAAAGGTTTCTTAATCCAAAAGAGAGTTGCTGTTGAGAAGATGCAGCTCCATCAGGAAAGCAGAAAGTAACCATAAACAATGCCTTCACTCATGACATCATAAAGTTAATTATGCAGTTCCTAAGGTTGGAAGCATGAGCATTTATATTTTACAGAAATGTATTTCTTGTCGACATTTATCTTGTGAGATCATTTTTGTATTATGCAAGGTTATCAAACCTTGTCTAAACAAATAAGTCAAGTGTAAGATATTCCTTGAAACTTCATGTATCATTTTAAGATGATCAAATTGATCATATTCTGTTGATAATTGTTCTGTAGAATTCCACTTAATCTTGTTCTTACTCTGTGCTATAGTGTTTCATCTAGATTTCTGGCGTCCGGTGAAACTGCACCATATCAGATACCGGACTTCCACAGGCAAATGGGGTTGCACAGGAGCCAACTGCAGCCTTAGTATCGATATTTGCAGTTCAACTCATGTCACTGCTATTCCCTTGTACAACCTTCAAACTAATACGCCCTTGGGCCAAGGGTCTAGCCTGGGAGTTATACTATCCTGAGGATCAATATACGATTTATCTGTTAACAAGCTCTGAATCTTTTTGTGGTTAAATAACAAGTATTAAACTCCATTTGGACGAAAATGGTTGCAGTAGGAAATTCATTCTAGTTCATCAAATCTGAAGAATTGAGGATGATATATCTGATTTCCTGGGTTCTTTCTGTTTATGATACGGAATTGTGAAAGCTGTTTTTGGGTGGTGGCAGTAGCTAGAGTGGTATGTGGATTCTCTTTCAGCTTTCTGGTGTTTGGCAGTTTCAGAGAAGGGGAAGTACGACCTATGAGCTAAGAGTGCACTTACTGTCTTCAGTTCCACCTTCATGCTACCAAGGAGGAGTCATCTTTGACTGCAGAGATCTTCTAAGCCACTGAGGCCATCACCTAAAACCATTGCAAACcaactctctctttttctctccaacACGTtcagaggaaggagagagagccTCCAGTTTAGCTATGCTGTGGAGTACGGTAATAGCATGGCCCAAAATTGACTCGAACGCATGGTCTGTCAGACGTGAACTCAGCTTCATAGTTTATTCCAGTTTCCACCAGAATGACGTACGATTGAAACAGAAGGTAGCGATGAACCTGGATGCATAACGCTACGAACATGTTTCAAATGCTTAAATATGATATCCGCCGTGTCCAATAGGCGCACTCCGTCCCGGGAAAGAAGAAACTGGAAAGCATGGATTGAAATGGTTGTTTAAACGATATGTCCAGGGATTCCTTAATCTGATGCGGCATTCGAGGAGACATCTTGAATGAGTTAGGGAGGATTCCACCCTTGGTATTGATTGTTTTATCGATGGAAAATTTTGGACCTCCGGTTTCCTAATGTTGGAGAATCGAGCAATGGGCGGTGGTTAGCTTCTTCAACAGAAAAGTTTATCCTTGTTCAGCAGCTTCTTCTTAATCTTAATGTGGAGGAACCCTTGGAAAACAGATCtgttaaaagaaagaaataatgaaGAGACTCTTAGAAAGAATCAATTCTCTTTCATTGAAAGTGAATGGCTTGATAGATGAAAAGTCTGTCTCTTATAAATTATTAAAGGCTTGACAGATGAAAAGCCGTATCTCTTATGAATTAGTAATGGTTTAagagatgaaaagacatgtttCTTGACTACCTAATGGAACCCCTTGTATCTCCTCTAAAAGAGTTTCTATACCAAAAGAATGCAAGTCAGAAATGATAGAGTAGTTGTAAACCTATTTACTGAgccactttaaaaattcatgtctttttctaattatttcttcattttgatttctaacaAAATCAGCACCAGGACCCGAAACTTTTGTTTTGTACTTATCTTTTGGGTGACACGCCTTGTTCAATTGCATCCTCTTCATTCAATTTTGTTGGAAATTGTATAGGAGTCTGAGGTGGAATATGGCTGGAAATCTCATTAGCGTCCTTGATTAACTTAATGAAATAGCAAGGCTTTCCCTTTTAAGTTATAGATCTTTGTGATTGGAATCTCTTGTGTCCAAGCCCAATCAAAGTGAAACCTTCTGCTTCCATGTCATGAGCATCAATCTAGACcaatctaaaaagaaaaagtaaccCAATGGAGATGACAAATGCACACTTTCCATAAATATCGTAAAGCTGACACAAATGAGTCTTGATGGTCATTCCTCAATCATTCTcattagtcctgacctttcaaaaCAGTCTTCACCTTTCAAGaaatgagtcctgacctttccataaggtcactgattcaggtcagacaaatctGACATATTTTAAGATCTTACAAATGCAGAATGATCGACTAcaagcacaattttttttccatttcgcCTCTCACTCCTACTCACATTATCTATATATTGAATGTATTGAAAGAAGAAAGCTAGTATATGATCcaaggaaaaaattttctttatgtaCGCATTAACAGGAGAGCCACCGTAGCGCAGTGAAACATCTATAAATTGAAAAGTTACTTGACTGAAGGGCAGAAGGAGGAGCTTTCG
Above is a window of Nymphaea colorata isolate Beijing-Zhang1983 chromosome 8, ASM883128v2, whole genome shotgun sequence DNA encoding:
- the LOC116259475 gene encoding pentatricopeptide repeat-containing protein At3g29290-like isoform X1 — its product is MVDTLRTWSQISHSIDGFCAPKPSVKQGSVNSVKASNVGFSFRGSGQFGIQNGRLLKQRRTFFFIFRASCSRKSMTLGREGTYRNSHEVKPVRFAECELAFEEAKHEESNLSREGTEELPLLSNDPNHGIKDYYREVVHGSTFGVEKAYSGRNFHFLEERDEGILSERILSLSRSNKLRSLLELYASMEKSGLQPNLHACNSLVSCLVRNGLLDDALRVFERMKKEEMASGHTYSLILKAIANERGCISALEMFEELEREEKLSHSCDIILYNTMMTICGKMKHWQKVEQLWRRLKQDGCKETRVTYNLLVSAFVQCDQTELALDAAFEMVQSGWELKEDILKGIISCCAKDGKWMLALKFFNQMLNAGLKPNSITYNAVINCLGKAGEVDLAFRVYDHLKSSGQKDDSYTWNALLTALYRVKRYGDALQLFERIRKDYVSEMSPHLYNMALRSCQKLGRWERALQLLWQMERLAMAPSTTSYNFTIGACERARKPEFALQVYQHMMHRKCMPDTFTYASLIRACIAGSLWSKAEEILDRVGPNASLYNLVIQAFCSQGKIISAKRLYMKMRSHGLHPDVFHLDFWRPVKLHHIRYRTSTGKWGCTGANCSLSIDICSSTHVTAIPLYNLQTNTPLGQGSSLGVILS
- the LOC116259475 gene encoding pentatricopeptide repeat-containing protein At3g29290-like isoform X2 → MVDTLRTWSQISHSIDGFCAPKPSVKQGSVNSVKASNVGFSFRGSGQFGIQNGRLLKQRRTFFFIFRASCSRKSMTLGREGTYRNSHEVKPVRFAECELAFEEAKHEESNLSREGTEELPLLSNDPNHGIKDYYREVVHGSTFGVEKAYSGRNFHFLEERDEGILSERILSLSRSNKLRSLLELYASMEKSGLQPNLHACNSLVSCLVRNGLLDDALRVFERMKKEEMASGHTYSLILKAIANERGCISALEMFEELEREEKLSHSCDIILYNTMMTICGKMKHWQKVEQLWRRLKQDGCKETRVTYNLLVSAFVQCDQTELALDAAFEMVQSGWELKEDILKGIISCCAKDGKWMLALKFFNQMLNAGLKPNSITYNAVINCLGKAGEVDLAFRVYDHLKSSGQKDDSYTWNALLTALYRVKRYGDALQLFERIRKDYVSEMSPHLYNMALRSCQKLGRWERALQLLWQMERLAMAPSTTSYNFTIGACERARKPEFALQVYQHMMHRKCMPDTFTYASLIRACIAGSLWSKAEEILDRVGPNASLYNLVIQAFCSQGKIISAKRLYMKMRSHGLHPDDFWRPVKLHHIRYRTSTGKWGCTGANCSLSIDICSSTHVTAIPLYNLQTNTPLGQGSSLGVILS